A DNA window from Fragaria vesca subsp. vesca linkage group LG3, FraVesHawaii_1.0, whole genome shotgun sequence contains the following coding sequences:
- the LOC101308072 gene encoding uncharacterized protein LOC101308072, with product MDHTGCLRKGGVDMSESESKGNWFCSKNCKKISLGLHKLLGKQFSVGVGKLTWSLLKSMKSETDNDAITESFSRLSIALDVMHERSCRRYHFQSNLSRLNFQGFYTSLLERNDELITADTVRIHGEKVTEVPLVATRFQYRRQGMCRVLINLLEKMLMDLGVERLVLPAVPSVLNTWTTAFGFSRMTKSERLQFLDHTFLDFQDTIMCQKLLMKISAAEPSLLIGTKPQMSRSADIVDLDESSAASEVCQPERTEDSQTVSQGLEYVSLLPTINLDGNEHKNPHEMNTKFTSTVVE from the exons ATGG ATCACACTGGGTGCTTGAGAAAAGGAGGTGTCGATATGTCGGAAAGTGAATCCAAAGGAAATTGGTTTTGCAGCAAGAATTGTAAAAAG ATATCTTTGGGGCTCCACAAGCTTTTGGGGAAACAATTTTCCGTCGGTGTTGGGAAATTAACTTGGTCACTTCTGAAGTCCATGAAAAGCGAAACTGATAATGATGCCATTACGGAGAGTTTTAGCAGGCTTAGTATTGCCCTTGATGTAATGCATGAGAGATCTTGCAGAAGATATCATTTTCA GTCAAATCTCAGTCGCTTGAACTTTCAAGGGTTCTATACCTCGCTATTGGAGAGAAATGATGAGCTAATCACTGCAGATACTGTAAG GATTCATGGAGAGAAGGTGACTGAAGTACCTCTTGTTGCTACCAGGTTTCAATATCGTCGACAAGGAATGTGTCGTGTGTTGATAAATTTACTTGAAAAG ATGCTTATGGATTTAGGTGTGGAGAGATTGGTTTTGCCTGCTGTCCCCAGTGTGTTAAACACATGGACTACTGCATTTGGGTTTTCAAGAATGACAAAATCTGAGAGGCTGCAATTTCTGGATCATACGTTCCTGGACTTTCAAGATACAATAATGTGTCAAAAACTTCTAATGAAGATCTCTGCAGCCGAACCAAGCCTGTTAATAG GAACAAAGCCTCAGATGTCTAGAAGTGCTGATATTGTCGATCTTGATGAGTCCAGTGCTGCCTCTGAAGTGTGTCAACCGGAACGAACAGAGGACAGCCAAACCGTATCCCAGGGACTTGAGTATGTCTCACTTCTTCCGACTATAAATTTAGATGGAAATGAACACAAGAACCCTCATGAAATGAACACAAAATTCACTAGTACTGTAGTAGAGTAG